Proteins from a genomic interval of Candidatus Liberimonas magnetica:
- a CDS encoding T9SS type A sorting domain-containing protein — MFFSFRKPTSTTVLMLFIVPVLFAAAMVGTNYILTGPLMTAAGGTGTSPSYQVVATVGQTASGNAESPSFKADSGSAAQQQTVVLPPPTTDLNSVFVYPNPLKPGSGGLFDASTITFKKLTHKVTIKIYTYNGMLVKTINKNDATVDYYQWDTIDENGAKVSSGIYIYLITNANGEKAKGKFGIIR; from the coding sequence ATGTTTTTTAGCTTTAGAAAACCGACTTCTACTACGGTATTAATGCTTTTTATCGTACCGGTACTTTTTGCTGCAGCCATGGTTGGAACGAATTATATATTGACAGGGCCTCTTATGACAGCTGCAGGAGGCACAGGCACTTCTCCAAGTTACCAGGTTGTTGCCACAGTAGGTCAAACTGCATCCGGTAATGCCGAGAGCCCGTCTTTTAAAGCAGATTCAGGTTCTGCTGCTCAGCAACAAACTGTGGTCCTTCCTCCCCCAACTACTGATCTAAACAGTGTTTTTGTTTATCCCAACCCGCTAAAACCTGGAAGCGGCGGGTTGTTTGATGCAAGCACTATAACTTTCAAAAAACTAACACATAAGGTAACAATAAAAATATATACATATAATGGAATGCTTGTAAAGACCATAAACAAAAATGACGCAACTGTTGACTATTACCAATGGGACACCATAGATGAAAACGGCGCTAAAGTTTCAAGCGGTATATACATATATTTAATCACGAATGCAAACGGCGAAAAAGCTAAAGGGAAGTTTGGGATAATAAGGTAA
- a CDS encoding methylenetetrahydrofolate reductase, which translates to MTSKLCQKLKSNEFIITAELFPPKGVDVEDLLRRADLIGSLVDGINVTDNQRASMRLGSLATCRLLKEKGYEPILQMACRDRNRIALQSDLLSAYVLGIENVLIISGDHNSIGEYKDAKPVYDLDSTQLLKAARTLESGVDMAGKKLKGSPRFCLGAVVNPTADPIELQIMMMEKKINAGAVFFQTQPVYDIEQYKIFLEKTKHLNTKIMPGVILLKSAQFIKIMAGLPGVNIPKAAVERIEKAKDPLKEGINICAEMIRELRKCADGVHIMAIGLEEYIPEILEKSK; encoded by the coding sequence GTGACAAGCAAACTTTGCCAGAAACTGAAGTCAAACGAATTTATAATTACCGCAGAGCTCTTTCCTCCCAAAGGTGTTGATGTCGAAGACCTGCTAAGACGTGCTGACTTGATAGGTTCTTTAGTTGACGGTATAAACGTGACGGATAACCAGCGCGCATCCATGAGGCTCGGCTCTCTTGCCACGTGCAGGCTTTTAAAAGAAAAAGGGTATGAGCCTATCCTTCAGATGGCCTGCCGCGACAGGAACCGCATAGCTCTTCAATCAGACCTCTTAAGCGCATACGTTTTAGGCATAGAAAACGTTTTGATCATAAGTGGAGACCACAACAGCATTGGCGAATACAAAGATGCAAAACCTGTCTATGACCTTGATTCAACCCAGCTCTTGAAAGCTGCCCGGACCCTTGAATCAGGAGTTGATATGGCAGGCAAAAAATTAAAAGGCTCTCCGAGGTTTTGTCTTGGGGCGGTAGTAAACCCGACAGCTGACCCGATAGAGCTTCAAATAATGATGATGGAAAAAAAGATAAATGCAGGCGCCGTATTTTTTCAAACCCAGCCGGTCTATGACATTGAACAATACAAAATATTCCTTGAAAAAACAAAGCATTTAAATACAAAGATAATGCCAGGAGTTATTCTTCTTAAATCTGCCCAATTTATAAAAATTATGGCAGGGCTTCCCGGAGTTAACATTCCAAAGGCGGCTGTTGAAAGAATAGAAAAAGCAAAAGACCCGTTAAAAGAGGGGATAAATATCTGCGCCGAAATGATAAGAGAATTAAGAAAATGTGCTGACGGTGTGCATATAATGGCTATCGGTCTGGAAGAATATATCCCAGAAATCCTTGAAAAATCTAAATAA
- a CDS encoding methylenetetrahydrofolate reductase C-terminal domain-containing protein, producing MIITTSKPFSEILSNIKSYKRIFVVGCAACAAKCQTGGEEQVKNMIEELKKENKEVTGFIVLDTPCDMRIVKKDLAKLPEVKRSEALLVLACGGGVQAIEKIVDKPLLPALDPVFVGSIERIGVYNEFCSICGQCIIDSTGGICPVARCAKSLMNGPCGGAVNGKCEVDPELDCAWVLIYNKLNKINKKENIFKVFMEPRKHSKPKKLDNSRKL from the coding sequence ATGATAATAACTACCTCAAAACCTTTCAGCGAAATCCTTTCCAACATAAAATCCTATAAAAGAATATTTGTAGTAGGGTGTGCTGCCTGCGCTGCCAAATGCCAGACCGGCGGCGAAGAACAGGTAAAAAATATGATAGAAGAGTTAAAAAAAGAAAACAAGGAAGTTACGGGTTTTATCGTCCTTGATACGCCGTGCGATATGCGCATAGTAAAAAAGGACCTGGCGAAATTGCCAGAAGTTAAAAGAAGCGAAGCGCTACTTGTCCTTGCGTGCGGAGGAGGGGTTCAGGCGATAGAAAAGATAGTGGATAAACCTTTATTACCGGCATTAGACCCTGTTTTTGTGGGCAGTATAGAACGCATCGGCGTTTATAACGAGTTTTGTTCCATATGCGGGCAGTGTATCATAGACAGTACCGGAGGGATATGCCCTGTTGCAAGATGCGCAAAGAGCCTTATGAACGGCCCGTGCGGCGGCGCTGTAAACGGCAAATGCGAGGTTGACCCTGAACTGGATTGTGCGTGGGTGCTGATATATAATAAATTAAACAAGATAAATAAAAAAGAAAATATTTTTAAGGTTTTTATGGAACCGAGAAAACACTCTAAGCCAAAAAAATTAGATAATAGCCGGAAACTGTAG